In Helianthus annuus cultivar XRQ/B chromosome 8, HanXRQr2.0-SUNRISE, whole genome shotgun sequence, a single genomic region encodes these proteins:
- the LOC110869761 gene encoding uncharacterized protein LOC110869761, producing MVRGGGITRMKRHLAGVKGDIEPCKKVTADVRFTMQGLLKEIEVKAKGKSTNIGSSVDVLDDEDVEEISDQAQKGKKRVKSNVHPFFTKTTSDPSQPTIRKAMQSKEKVHEVNLAIAMWFYDACIPINACNSPYFQLAVDKIASIGYGYKAPNYHALRVNLLKDAKTSVGLIIDSYRSDWVENGCTIMSDGWRDIRHRHLINFLVYCEKGISFLKSVDASDIESNTVNLCNLFAEVTEMVGVKNVVQIVTDNAANYKAAGKMLCAKYPSVTWTPCAAHCLNLLLKDVSELENVAKLVKLASRITVFIYNHKMPLNWLRKREGWTEIIRPGPTRFGTTFIALKSLVDHKNDLQALVISNEFKKMSKLGNATECKEVVMNEIFWSNCLITVTVMAPLLRVLRLCDMDEKPSLPYVFEGMIQADKGVKAIFKGKEDLYKPYTDIIDARWKKMLCSSIHCAAYWLNPAYQYDKENLYKGKEVFKGVLEMVEKNFSVDEVIDITTALGKFRDGEECFGRSSAVASRKAIQPAEWWRLFGGDYPLMQNFAVRILSQTASSSGCERNWSVFERIHTKKRNRLEHERLNDLVFVHYNLRLQNRLKYAKRSYDPVDCESISHAEFWVVEEEPAGELHNDDIDNMFGEEDHDPVSQTQGNENSYALVDEDGDDSEFHLLSDRELDAYNTPMA from the exons ATGGTGCGTGGTGGCGGTATAACAAGAATGAAGCGACACCTTGCGGGCGTTAAAGGTGATATAGAGCCTTGTAAAAAGGTAACGGCGGATGTTCGTTTTACTATGCAAGGACTTCTTAAAGAAATTGAAGTTAAAGCAAAAGGTAAATCTACTAACATTGGATCTAGTGTGGACGTCTTAGATGACGAAGACGTTGAGGAAATAAGTGACCAAGCACAAAAGGGAAAAAAGAGAGTAAAATCAAATGTGCATCCTTTCTTTACAAAAACTACAAGCGATCCTTCTCAACCTACTATTAGAAAAGCTATGCAAAGCAAAGAAAAGGTACATGAGGTTAACTTGGCTATTGCTATGTGGTTCTATGACGCATGTATACCTATAAATGCTTGTAATTCTCCTTATTTTCAACTAGCGGTAGATAAAATAGCATCTATAGGATATGGTTACAAAGCACCTAACTATCATGCTTTAAGGGTCAATCTGTTGAAAGATGCAAAAACATCAGTTGGGCTAATAATAGATTCATATAGAAGTGACTGGGTTGAAAATGGTTGCACGATTATGAGTGATGGGTGGCGGGATATTAGGCATCGACATTTGATTAATTTCTTAGTTTATTGTGAGAAAGGAATTTCATTTCTTAAATCTGTAGACGCATCTGATATTGAGAGCAATACTGTGAATTTGTGTAATTTGTTTGCTGAAGTTACGGAAATGGTTGGGGTTAAGAATGTAGTTCAGATAGTTACTGACAATGCTGCTAATTACAAGGCAGCTGGTAAAATGTTATGTGCAAAATATCCTTCAGTTACTTGGACACCTTGTGCAGCTCACTGTCTTAATCTTCTGTTAAAGGATGTTTCAGAGTTGGAGAATGTTGCAAAGTTGGTTAAACTTGCATCTAGGATTACTGTTTTTATTTATAATCATAAGATGCCGTTGAATTGGTTAAGAAAAAGAGAGGGTTGGACAGAAATCATTCGTCCAGGTCCTACCCGGTTTGGTACGACCTTCATTGCATTAAAAAGTTTGGTAGATCATAAAAATGACTTGCAAGCTCTTGTCATATCTAATGAATTTAAAAAGATGTCAAAACTGGGGAATGCAACTGAATGTAAAGAAGTTGTGATGAATGAAATTTTTTGGAGCAATTGTTTGATTACTGTGACAGTAATGGCTCCTTTGTTGAGGGTTTTGCGTTTGTGTGATATGGATGAAAAACCTTCTTTGCCATATGTTTTTGAGGGGATGATTCAGGCAGATAAGGGAGTTAAGGCAATATTTAAGGGAAAGGAAGATTTGTATAAGCCATATACAGATATAATCGATGCTCGATGGAAAAAGATGTTATGTTCTAGTATTCATTGTGCGGCATATTGGTTAAATCCAGCTTATCAGTATGACAAAGAAAATCTTTATAAAGGTAAAGAAGTTTTCAAGGGTGTTCTCGAAATGGTCGAGAAGAATTTTTCGGTTGATGAGGTTATTGATATTACAACGGCTTTAGGCAAGTTTCGTGATGGCGAAGAATGTTTTGGTAGAAGTAGTGCCGTTGCTTCTCGTAAAGCAATTCAACCCG CCGAATGGTGGAGATTATTTGGTGGAGATTATCCGTTAATGCAAAACTTTGCCGTTCGAATATTAAGTCAaaccgcatcttcctctggtTGTGAACGTAATTGGAGTGTCTTTGAAAGGATTCACACAAAAAAAAGAAATCGGTTGGAACATGAAAGACTAAATGATCTTGTGTTTGTTCATTACAACTTACGTTTACAAAATAG ACTCAAATATGCTAAAAGATCCTATGACCCAGTTGATTGTGAAAGTATTAGTCATGCGGAATTTTGGGTGGTTGAAGAAGAGCCGGCAGGAGAACTTCATAACGATGATATAGATAACATGTTTGGTGAGGAAGATCATGACCCGGTTTCTCAAACACAAG GAAACGAAAATAGTTATGCTCTAGTTGATGAGGATGGTGACGATAGTGAATTTCATCTTTTAAGCGACCGGGAACTTGATGCATACAACACTCCAATGGCTTAA